Proteins found in one Plasmodium gaboni strain SY75 chromosome 13, whole genome shotgun sequence genomic segment:
- a CDS encoding putative DEAD box helicase (part of same gene as PGSY75_1324500A~gap found within coding sequence) produces IFICSRTQSQLNQYFHELKKIEKKMGKDFSINMIIIGSRKHLCINEAFLKKYKNVNELNDCCKNSKCKYKEIYNEKIGQKWKKKNEKKKKIFYDSSSSSSNYCSENEDVENLNNYSLITKLINNRNVDIEDIKDICKNEHIEICPYYLSKENIKNADIILLPYICILNENIRNNLKINIKNNIVIFDESQNIIENINNCNSLCISNHHIFFCKLILNEYIKKYKHVLNNNNIIMIKQIIVYCNLLLESFSSVPQNLININKYTLLSKLDALNLNNISNFLNNSQFCRRIKIFIESLISKYFKNIKEYVHAPFSVFKTSAIYILSEFTQKLIKSNLYDYVCINHNDDYSSTTGTCENKHENQINHSTHIMNDYNCRDEKIMFLNSCDMNKIKNKKRNNTSNDPSLVENKKNKLQKSNHNTKEEFFIINDNNNDDNDYNDDNDDTYNNLKIFFEDLFVKKRKDLFKEIEVISVSSCCNFKSITKDCSNVILIGGTLYPIEEFLLLFLNNNKNKIKLFSSDYIFKKENIFARIFSTNIVTSDFIDNTYKNRLKNDHLLNLAIYIYMITFNVLYGNIIFFPSYNFLNDFYNFLNKEGEYIFNKIKKKKFVFFEKKNDDGVVKNYIKNIQTIKNLDVNLRIQNGCILFCVMNGRLSEGINFYDDLCRNIVVVGIPFFKHDNVVDKNLLRLKYYKQYTKDIMNTDKNENSKILI; encoded by the exons atatttatttgtagTAGAACGCAATCCCAGTTAAATCAATATTTTCATGAgctaaaaaaaatagaaaaaaaaatgggcaaagatttttctataaatatgattatCATCGGGAGTAGAAAGCATCTCTGCATAAACGAG GCcttcttaaaaaaatacaaaaatgTTAACGAATTAAACGATTGCTGCAAAAACAGTAAATGCAAATAcaaagaaatatataacgAAAAAATTGGAcaaaaatggaaaaaaaaaaatgagaagaaaaagaaaatattttatgattcttcttcatcttcTAGTAATTATTGTTCAGAAAATGAAGATGTTGAGAATCTTAATAATTATAGTTtaataacaaaattaataaataatagaAATGTAGATATAGAAGATATAAAAGACATATGTAAAAATGAACATATTGAAATATGTCCTTATTATTTAAgtaaagaaaatataaaaaatgctgatataatattattaccatatatatgtatattaaatgaaaatattagaaataatttaaaaattaatataaaaaataatattgttatttttgACGAATcacaaaatattattgaGAATATTAATAATTGTAATTCTCTATGTATATCAAatcatcatatatttttttgtaaattaatattaaatgaatatattaaaaaatataaacatgttttaaataataataatataataatgataaaacaaattattGTCTATTGTAATTTACTTCTAGAAAGCTTTTCATCAGTTCCACAAAATTTAatcaatataaataaatatacttTGTTATCAAAATTAGATGctttaaatttaaataatatttcaaattttttaaataattccCAATTTTGTAGACgaattaaaatatttatagaatCTTTGATAtctaaatattttaaaaatatcaaaGAATATGTTCATGCTCCTTTTTCTGTTTTCAAAACAAGTgctatatatatattaagtGAATTCACACAGAAACTTATTAAATCCAATCTATATGATTATGTGTGTATTAATCATAATGACGATTATTCTTCGACAACAGGGACGTGTGAAAATAAACATGAGAATCAAATAAATCATTCCACGCATATCATGAACGACTACAATTGTAGGGATGAGAAAATTATGTTTTTAAATAGTTGtgatatgaataaaataaaaaataaaaaaagaaataatacATCAAATGATCCGTCGCTTGTtgaaaataagaaaaataaattacaaaaaaGTAATCATAACACAAAAGAGGagttttttattataaatgataataataatgatgataatgattataatgatgataatgatgataCATACAATAACCTTaagattttttttgaagatctatttgtaaaaaaaagaaaagatTTATTCAAAGAAATAGAAGTTATAAGTGTTAGCTCATGTTGTAATTTCAAAAGTATTACAAAAGATTGTAGTAATGTTATATTAATAGGTGGTACCTTATATCCAATTGaagaatttttattactttttttaaataataataaaaataagataaaattattttcttctgattatatttttaaaaaagaaaatatttttgcTCGTATTTTTTCAACAAATATTGTTACATCCGATTTTATTgataatacatataaaaacaGATTAAAGAATGatcatttattaaatctagctatatatatatatatgataacatttaatgtattatatggtaatataattttcttcccttcttataattttctaaacgatttttataacttcctaaataaagaaggagaatatatttttaataaaataaaaaaaaaaaaatttgttttctttgaaaaaaaaaatgatgacGGAGTAGtcaaaaattatattaaaaatattcaaacTATCAAAAATCTGGATGTCAATTTACGAATTCAAAATGGATGTATTCTTTTTTGTGTTATGAATGGAAGATTAAGTGAAGGAATCAATTTTTATGATGATTTATGTAGAAATATTGTAGTTGTAGGAATACCTTTTTTTAAACACGATAATGTTgttgataaaaatttattaagactaaaatattataagcAATATACAAAGGATATAATGAATActgataaaaatgaaaattccaaaatattaata
- a CDS encoding putative DEAD box helicase (part of same gene as PGSY75_1324500B~gap found within coding sequence), producing the protein MVEQFNEEIKKFFPFEPYKIQLNFMRLFYQVLTSSNIKKYDNLNLIYDVIQQNKN; encoded by the exons atgGTTGAACAATTTAATgaggaaataaaaaagtttTTTCCTTTCGAGCCCTACAAG attcaattaaattttatgaGATTATTTTATCAAGTTTTGACAAGttcaaatattaaaaaatatgataatttaaatttaatttatgATGTTATtcaacaaaataaaaata